Proteins encoded in a region of the Zea mays cultivar B73 chromosome 4, Zm-B73-REFERENCE-NAM-5.0, whole genome shotgun sequence genome:
- the LOC541729 gene encoding transcription factor MYB36 — translation MGRAPCCDKATVKKGPWSPEEDAMLKSYIEEHGTGGNWIALPHKIGLKRCGKSCRLRWLNYLRPNIKHGDFTPEEDGVICSLYISIGSRWSIIAAQLPGRTDNDVKNYWNTKLKKRLLGRRKDHRHHHHSAADAAATGESTNDGEPAAALSASAMERIQLCMQLQSTHHQHHPLPLMWPGCNVVSGSGVASTQSNNSFNSNGSSSSVTVAEQGQLMNDQQHLMTAQLEAGAAAAAAIDNGLAASPSSAENSNIIVSMEAELQELLYGGAADDGSRGGKAVDGGGGVVQQVDVAEWWSYDDQQGKSSSSPVAVGCWDFTPEPNTAFLDYASVYDI, via the exons ATGGGGAGAGCACCCTGCTGCGACAAGGCGACGGTGAAGAAGGGGCCATGGTCGCCGGAGGAGGACGCGATGCTCAAGAGCTACATCGAGGAGCATGGCACCGGGGGCAACTGGATTGCGCTGCCACACAAGATAG GGCTGAAGAGGTGCGGCAAGAGCTGCCGGCTGAGGTGGCTCAACTACCTGAGGCCCAACATAAAGCACGGCGACTTCACCCCGGAGGAGGACGGCGTCATCTGCAGCCTCTACATTAGCATAGGGAGCAG GTGGTCCATCATCGCCGCGCAGCTGCCGGGGAGGACGGACAACGACGTGAAGAACTACTGGAACACCAAGCTGAAGAAGAGGCTCCTGGGGCGGCGCAAggaccaccgccaccaccaccacagcGCGGCCGATGCGGCGGCCACCGGCGAGAGCACGAACGACGGTGAGCCGGCGGCGGCGCTGAGCGCGTCGGCCATGGAGAGGATCCAGCTCTGCATGCAGCTGCAGTCGACCCACCACCAGCACCACCCCTTGCCCCTCATGTGGCCTGGATGCAACGTCGTCAGTGGGAGCGGCGTTGCCAGTACTCAGAGCAACAACAGCTTCAACAGcaacggcagcagcagcagcgtgaCAGTAGCCGAACAAGGGCAGCTGATGAACGACCAGCAGCACCTCATGACTGCGCAGCTGGAGgcgggtgctgctgctgctgccgccataGACAACGGCCTCGCCGCCTCGCCGTCGAGCGCGGAGAACTCCAACATCATCGTCAGCATGGAGGCCGAGCTCCAAGAGCTGCTCTACGGCGGTGCTGCTGATGACGGCAGCCGAGGAGGGAAGGCcgtggacggcggcggcggcgtagtGCAGCAGGTGGATGTTGCGGAGTGGTGGAGCTATGACGACCAGCAggggaagtcgtcgtcgtcgccggtgGCGGTGGGTTGCTGGGACTTCACCCCTGAACCCAACACGGCGTTCCTGGACTACGCGTCGGTCTACGACATCTGA